A window of Meiothermus sp. CFH 77666 contains these coding sequences:
- a CDS encoding Blp family class II bacteriocin gives MKLRELEVWEMEEVVGGNPCNSVDPSGAFAQALGGVALIGGGLGIMTTGPAGVAAGALMGAAGAYIIKDAADKLANQTRECVAYSKLGTEERRYWGNYSGGAD, from the coding sequence ATGAAACTGCGGGAGTTGGAAGTGTGGGAGATGGAGGAAGTGGTTGGGGGTAATCCTTGTAATAGCGTTGACCCTAGCGGCGCTTTCGCGCAAGCTCTTGGCGGAGTTGCGCTTATTGGAGGTGGTCTCGGCATTATGACCACTGGGCCTGCAGGGGTAGCAGCTGGCGCGTTGATGGGCGCAGCAGGTGCATACATAATCAAAGATGCCGCTGACAAACTAGCCAATCAGACAAGAGAATGTGTGGCATACAGCAAACTCGGCACTGAGGAGCGCAGGTACTGGGGCAACTACTCCGGTGGTGCTGATTAA